One genomic segment of Streptomyces sp. RKND-216 includes these proteins:
- a CDS encoding cytochrome P450 — translation MTETTDDHPTPATLPVERTCPFDPPPAYAELRETCPVSPLQLTVGPGDGGGWLVTRLAAARAVLSDRRFSHRNELIGLPIPPPFPLTEYQPPAAGPGAFIKMDQPDHSHYRRLITRRFTMRGVAELTPMITRLTTEHLDAMARTARDERPVDLVATFAEPLPVRVMCEMLGVPDHVREPLSEHLALLSRMTYTVEELIESCTVIGEALQKLVAEKHAAPGDDLLGDLAAGGKVTDEELVNIAWALLGGGFDTTANMLALGTFALLEHPDQLALLRERPELADNAVEELLRYLTISHLGASRAALEDVDLDGSAVRAGDTVVVSLPAANRDPEHFPDADRLDLTRSTQGHLAFGHGEHQCIGQHLARSILRVAYPALFARFPSLRLAVPAEEVPLRTDMLHYGVHALPVTWDDEA, via the coding sequence GTGACCGAGACGACCGACGACCACCCCACCCCGGCGACGCTCCCGGTCGAACGGACCTGCCCGTTCGACCCGCCCCCGGCCTACGCGGAGCTGCGCGAGACGTGCCCGGTGTCGCCGCTGCAGCTCACCGTCGGGCCGGGCGACGGTGGCGGCTGGCTGGTCACGCGCCTCGCCGCGGCCCGCGCGGTGCTGAGCGACCGGCGTTTCAGCCACCGCAACGAACTGATCGGCCTGCCGATCCCGCCGCCGTTCCCCCTCACCGAATACCAGCCACCGGCCGCGGGGCCCGGCGCGTTCATCAAGATGGACCAGCCCGACCACTCGCACTACCGGCGGCTGATCACCCGTCGCTTCACGATGCGCGGGGTCGCCGAACTGACCCCGATGATCACGCGGCTCACCACCGAGCACCTGGACGCGATGGCCCGCACCGCGCGCGACGAGCGGCCGGTCGACCTGGTCGCCACCTTCGCGGAGCCGCTGCCGGTCCGGGTCATGTGCGAGATGCTCGGCGTCCCGGACCACGTGCGTGAGCCGCTGAGCGAACACCTCGCCCTGCTCTCCCGGATGACGTACACCGTGGAGGAGCTGATCGAGTCGTGCACCGTCATCGGGGAGGCGTTGCAGAAGCTGGTTGCCGAGAAGCACGCCGCCCCGGGCGACGACCTGCTCGGCGACCTGGCCGCCGGGGGGAAGGTCACCGACGAGGAACTGGTCAACATCGCGTGGGCGCTGCTCGGCGGCGGCTTCGACACCACCGCCAACATGCTGGCGCTGGGCACCTTCGCGCTGCTGGAACACCCGGACCAGCTCGCGCTGCTGCGCGAGCGGCCGGAGCTGGCGGACAACGCGGTGGAGGAGCTGCTGCGGTACCTGACCATCTCCCACCTGGGAGCCAGCAGGGCCGCCCTCGAGGACGTCGACCTGGACGGCAGCGCTGTCCGTGCCGGCGACACCGTGGTGGTCTCCCTGCCGGCGGCCAACCGGGACCCGGAGCACTTCCCCGACGCGGACCGCCTCGACCTCACGCGTTCCACTCAGGGGCACCTGGCCTTCGGCCACGGCGAGCACCAGTGCATCGGCCAGCATCTGGCCCGCAGCATCCTGCGCGTCGCCTACCCTGCGCTGTTCGCCCGTTTTCCCTCACTCCGTCTCGCCGTCCCCGCGGAGGAGGTCCCGCTGCGGACAGACATGCTCCACTACGGGGTGCACGCGCTCCCGGTCACCTGGGACGACGAGGCGTAG
- a CDS encoding macrolide family glycosyltransferase — MTGTSPAERPRRHLAFLPYPSYGHTMPVIAVLSELVARGHRVTCFASEEFAERVRATGAEVRLYEPPLSTASPPEVIDADESARSALRLLESSTAVMPAIEAAFADGPPDAVVYDTTLWLTGRLLAAGWDRPRVQVSPTFISNEHFNLSDECNEFAGEIDPKHPALAEFATRLTELVTGSGLPEEAQAELFYGHEEFTVAFLPKEFQFSAGTFDARHAFVGPTVGQRREDHAWTPPADGRPVLLVSLGTTIHGRPDFFRDCARAFAGSPWHVVMALGSRVDPADLGPLPPNVEAHSWVPLSAVLAHTSVFLCQSGMGSIMESLHKGVPMVVVPHHPEQKVNAKRLAQLGLAETVRPEDASVEALQAAVTRVCEDSGMRERAQEMRRHIHAAGGAARAADVIEDRLSTRSLEHS, encoded by the coding sequence ATGACGGGGACGTCGCCCGCGGAACGGCCCCGCCGGCACCTCGCGTTCCTGCCGTATCCGTCCTACGGGCACACGATGCCGGTGATCGCCGTGCTGTCGGAGCTGGTGGCACGCGGGCACCGGGTGACCTGTTTCGCCAGCGAGGAGTTCGCGGAGCGGGTACGGGCGACGGGCGCCGAGGTGCGGCTCTACGAACCGCCGCTGTCCACCGCCTCCCCACCGGAGGTCATCGACGCCGACGAATCGGCCCGCTCGGCGCTGCGGCTGCTGGAGTCGAGCACCGCCGTCATGCCGGCGATCGAGGCGGCGTTCGCCGACGGGCCGCCGGACGCCGTGGTCTACGACACGACGCTGTGGCTCACCGGGCGGCTGCTCGCGGCCGGCTGGGACCGCCCCCGGGTCCAGGTGTCCCCCACGTTCATCTCCAACGAGCACTTCAACCTGTCGGACGAGTGCAACGAGTTCGCCGGGGAGATCGACCCGAAGCACCCGGCCCTCGCCGAGTTCGCGACCCGGCTCACCGAGCTGGTGACCGGCAGCGGGCTGCCCGAGGAGGCTCAGGCGGAACTCTTCTACGGCCACGAGGAGTTCACGGTCGCGTTCCTGCCGAAAGAGTTCCAGTTCTCCGCCGGGACGTTCGACGCGCGCCACGCCTTCGTCGGTCCGACCGTCGGGCAACGCCGGGAGGACCACGCCTGGACGCCTCCGGCGGACGGCAGGCCGGTGCTGCTGGTGTCGCTGGGCACCACCATCCACGGCCGGCCGGACTTCTTCCGCGACTGCGCCCGCGCGTTCGCAGGCTCGCCCTGGCACGTCGTGATGGCCCTCGGCAGCCGCGTCGACCCGGCGGACCTCGGCCCGCTGCCGCCCAACGTCGAGGCCCATTCCTGGGTCCCGCTGAGTGCCGTGCTCGCCCACACCTCGGTCTTCCTGTGCCAGTCCGGCATGGGCAGCATCATGGAGTCGCTGCACAAGGGCGTGCCCATGGTGGTCGTCCCGCACCACCCCGAGCAGAAGGTGAACGCCAAGCGTCTCGCCCAGCTGGGGCTCGCGGAGACGGTCCGGCCGGAGGACGCCTCGGTGGAGGCGCTGCAGGCGGCCGTCACCCGGGTCTGCGAGGACTCCGGGATGCGGGAGCGGGCGCAGGAGATGCGGCGCCACATCCACGCGGCCGGCGGTGCGGCGCGCGCCGCCGACGTCATCGAGGACCGGCTGTCCACCCGTTCGCTGGAGCACTCGTGA
- the mqnC gene encoding cyclic dehypoxanthinyl futalosine synthase, whose translation MANPTSRLTAALDRAAEGGRITPEEALELYRDAPLHALGQAADAVRRRRYAGRENLATYIIERNINYTNVCVTACKFCAFYAPPKSEAGWERDLEEILRRCGETVELGGTQIMFQGGHHPDHGVEYYERMFSEIKKAYPELVIHSLGASEVAHMSKVSEVTPEEAVRRIHEAGLDSFAGAGAELLPERPRKAIAPLKESGERWLEIMEIAHNLGVESTTTMLMGTGETNAERIEHLRMIRDVQDRTGGFRAFIPYTYQPENNALKGRTQATSLEYLRLIALARIFLDNVAHIQGSWLTTGKELGQLTLHYGADDLGSVMLEENVVSSAGAKHRSNLPELIELIRGSDRVPAQRNTTYEILRVHDDPANDPVDEKVVSHLSSTVDSGEGIRKRRALKVLPTAG comes from the coding sequence GTGGCCAACCCGACCAGTCGTCTCACCGCTGCTCTGGACCGTGCCGCCGAGGGAGGCCGCATCACGCCCGAAGAGGCGCTGGAGCTCTACCGCGACGCTCCGCTGCACGCGCTCGGGCAGGCCGCCGACGCCGTGCGCCGCCGCCGGTACGCCGGCCGCGAGAACCTGGCGACGTACATCATCGAGCGGAACATCAACTACACCAACGTCTGCGTGACGGCGTGCAAGTTCTGCGCGTTCTACGCCCCGCCGAAGTCGGAGGCGGGCTGGGAGCGGGACCTGGAGGAGATCCTGCGCCGCTGCGGCGAGACCGTCGAGCTGGGCGGCACGCAGATCATGTTCCAGGGCGGCCACCACCCGGACCACGGCGTCGAGTACTACGAGCGCATGTTCAGCGAGATCAAGAAGGCCTACCCGGAGCTGGTCATCCACTCCCTGGGAGCCTCCGAGGTCGCGCACATGTCGAAGGTCTCCGAGGTCACTCCCGAGGAGGCGGTCCGCCGCATCCACGAGGCGGGTCTGGACTCGTTCGCGGGGGCGGGCGCGGAGCTGCTGCCGGAACGGCCGCGGAAGGCGATCGCGCCGCTGAAGGAGTCCGGCGAACGCTGGCTGGAGATCATGGAGATCGCCCACAACCTGGGCGTCGAGTCGACCACGACCATGCTGATGGGCACGGGGGAGACGAACGCGGAGCGGATCGAGCACCTGCGGATGATCCGGGACGTGCAGGACCGCACCGGCGGCTTCCGCGCGTTCATCCCGTACACCTACCAGCCGGAGAACAACGCGCTGAAGGGCCGTACGCAGGCCACCTCCCTGGAGTACCTGCGCCTGATCGCCCTCGCGCGGATCTTCCTCGACAACGTCGCCCACATTCAGGGCTCCTGGCTCACGACGGGCAAGGAGCTGGGCCAGCTCACCTTGCACTACGGCGCCGACGACCTCGGCTCGGTGATGCTGGAGGAGAACGTCGTCTCCTCCGCAGGCGCCAAGCACCGCTCCAACCTGCCCGAGCTGATCGAGCTCATCCGCGGCTCGGACCGGGTGCCCGCGCAGCGCAACACCACCTACGAGATCCTGCGCGTGCACGACGACCCGGCGAACGACCCGGTCGACGAGAAGGTCGTCTCGCACCTGTCGTCCACGGTCGACTCCGGCGAGGGCATCCGCAAGCGCCGGGCCCTCAAGGTCCTGCCGACGGCCGGCTGA
- the rfbB gene encoding dTDP-glucose 4,6-dehydratase, protein MKVFVTGGAGFIGSQYVRAMLAGDYAGYEDAEVTVFDLLTYAGNTANLPMDHERLTFIQGDIRDGAALDRVLPGHDVVVHFAAESHVDRSVAGAEPFVSTNVLGTQQLLDASLRAEVRTVLCVSTDEVYGSIASGSWDEHEPLLPNSPYSASKAGSDLIARAFWRTHGLDVRITRCSNNYGPYQNVEKLIPLFITNLLAGEPVGLYGDGSNVREWLHVADHCAALQLVLTDGAPGEVYNIGSGVEVTNAEITDHLLDLCGADRSLVRFVEDRKGHDLRYSLDFGKITKLGFSPAVDFADGLKSTVEWYRDRSDWWAPGSPAS, encoded by the coding sequence ATGAAGGTATTCGTCACGGGCGGCGCGGGCTTCATCGGCTCGCAGTACGTCCGCGCCATGCTGGCGGGGGACTACGCCGGTTACGAGGACGCCGAGGTCACCGTCTTCGACCTGCTCACCTACGCGGGCAACACGGCGAACCTGCCGATGGACCACGAGCGGCTGACGTTCATCCAGGGCGACATCCGCGACGGCGCCGCGCTGGACCGGGTGCTCCCCGGGCACGACGTCGTGGTCCACTTCGCCGCCGAGTCCCACGTGGACCGGTCGGTGGCCGGTGCGGAGCCGTTCGTCTCCACCAACGTGCTGGGCACCCAGCAGCTGCTGGACGCGAGCCTGCGGGCCGAGGTCCGCACCGTGCTGTGCGTCTCCACCGACGAGGTCTACGGCTCGATCGCGTCCGGGTCCTGGGACGAGCACGAACCGCTGCTGCCCAACTCGCCCTACTCGGCGTCCAAGGCGGGCAGCGACCTCATCGCCCGTGCCTTCTGGCGCACTCATGGCCTGGACGTGCGGATCACCCGCTGCTCCAACAACTACGGGCCGTACCAGAACGTCGAGAAGCTCATCCCGCTGTTCATCACCAACCTGCTGGCCGGCGAGCCCGTCGGGCTGTACGGGGACGGAAGCAACGTCCGCGAATGGCTGCATGTCGCCGACCACTGCGCGGCGCTGCAGCTGGTGCTCACCGACGGCGCGCCGGGCGAGGTCTACAACATCGGCAGCGGCGTCGAGGTCACCAACGCCGAGATCACCGACCACCTGCTCGACCTGTGCGGCGCCGACCGGAGTCTCGTGCGGTTCGTGGAGGACCGCAAGGGCCACGACCTGCGCTACTCCCTCGACTTCGGCAAGATCACCAAGCTCGGGTTCAGCCCGGCGGTCGACTTCGCCGACGGGCTCAAGTCGACGGTCGAGTGGTACCGCGACCGCTCCGACTGGTGGGCGCCGGGGTCACCGGCGTCCTGA
- a CDS encoding menaquinone biosynthesis protein: MPVVAGRPSAGGETRETARRPRVGHIDFLNCLPLFWGLARTGHLLDFDLRRESPERLSDALVAGELDVGPISVMEYLRNAEDLVLLPDIAVGADGPVMSCLLLSKVPLDELDDVPLACTTTSRTSVRLAELLLAESVGVKPKYFSCPPDLPTMMAGAPAAVVIGDAALRASLLDAGTFGFEVHDLADMWREWTGLPFVFAVFAARREFLKARPETVREVHAGFLASRELFLDEIDEVCTKAARWEDFDAETLKRYYLSALDFRLGERQLAGLKEFARRVGGAEAGFPPDVRIDLLETGPSA; the protein is encoded by the coding sequence ATGCCGGTCGTCGCGGGCCGGCCGTCCGCCGGAGGGGAGACCCGGGAGACGGCGCGCCGTCCCCGGGTCGGACACATCGACTTCCTGAACTGCCTCCCGCTGTTCTGGGGCCTGGCCCGCACGGGCCACCTGCTCGACTTCGACCTGCGCAGGGAGTCGCCCGAGCGGCTGAGCGACGCGCTGGTGGCCGGAGAACTGGACGTCGGCCCGATCAGCGTCATGGAGTACCTGCGCAACGCCGAGGACCTGGTCCTGCTGCCGGACATCGCGGTCGGCGCCGACGGCCCGGTGATGTCCTGCCTCCTGCTCAGCAAGGTGCCGCTGGACGAGCTGGACGACGTGCCGCTGGCCTGCACGACGACCAGCCGCACCTCGGTGCGGCTCGCCGAACTGCTGCTCGCCGAGTCGGTGGGGGTGAAGCCGAAGTACTTCAGCTGCCCGCCCGACCTACCGACCATGATGGCCGGCGCCCCGGCGGCCGTGGTCATCGGTGACGCGGCGCTGCGCGCCTCGCTGCTCGACGCCGGCACGTTCGGCTTCGAGGTCCACGACCTGGCCGACATGTGGCGGGAGTGGACCGGCCTCCCCTTCGTCTTCGCCGTCTTCGCGGCGCGGCGGGAATTCCTCAAGGCCCGTCCGGAGACGGTCCGCGAGGTGCACGCCGGATTCCTCGCCTCCCGCGAGCTGTTCCTCGACGAGATCGACGAGGTGTGCACCAAGGCCGCGCGCTGGGAGGACTTCGACGCGGAGACGCTGAAGCGGTACTACCTGTCCGCCCTCGACTTCCGGCTCGGCGAGCGGCAGCTCGCCGGCCTCAAGGAGTTCGCCCGCCGCGTCGGCGGCGCCGAGGCGGGCTTCCCGCCGGACGTACGGATCGACCTGCTGGAGACCGGACCCTCGGCCTGA
- a CDS encoding macrolide family glycosyltransferase, producing the protein MTEGRHIAFFNYAAHGHINPTLPVAAELVRRGHRVTYTVASHFADVVAATGAEVIAYDSVVPKSWNTVAIPEKITGDDIAEASIAHLREAFTPLADAERQLDGDRPDLMVYDSFGFASGRLLARKWNVPAMLTATTFVVGEHANPYADMAMAPDFTPPSPDHPSLVEAQELMRETLDAHGLQDVSNEEFSAGGEEKQTLVFVPPEFQPGSDTFGATHAFAGPCIGDRAHQGEWQPPGDGRPVVLVALGSFGYENQADFYRHALAALADLPWHVVLSLGGLVTADDLGPLPPNVETHAWVPQLAVLEHASAFVSHAGMGSTMEALYHGIPPVVVPRTAEQHVVAGRLVELGLGRTIAPSELTAEALREAVVGLYEDGATRQRVKDMAASIAARKGPQFAADAIEAQLAAS; encoded by the coding sequence ATGACCGAGGGCCGGCACATCGCCTTCTTCAACTACGCGGCCCACGGGCACATCAATCCGACGCTGCCGGTGGCCGCGGAACTGGTCCGGCGCGGGCACCGGGTGACGTACACCGTGGCCTCGCACTTTGCCGACGTCGTCGCCGCGACCGGCGCCGAGGTGATTGCGTACGACTCCGTGGTCCCCAAGTCCTGGAACACCGTCGCCATCCCCGAGAAGATCACCGGCGACGACATCGCCGAGGCCTCGATCGCCCACCTGAGGGAGGCCTTCACTCCGCTGGCGGACGCGGAGCGGCAGCTCGACGGCGACCGGCCCGACCTGATGGTCTACGACTCCTTCGGCTTCGCCAGCGGACGGCTGCTGGCCCGCAAGTGGAACGTGCCCGCCATGCTGACGGCGACCACCTTCGTGGTCGGCGAGCACGCCAACCCGTACGCCGACATGGCCATGGCCCCGGACTTCACGCCGCCCTCCCCCGACCACCCGTCGCTGGTGGAGGCGCAGGAGCTGATGCGCGAGACGCTGGACGCGCACGGACTGCAGGACGTCTCCAACGAGGAGTTCTCCGCGGGCGGCGAGGAGAAGCAGACGCTGGTGTTCGTCCCGCCCGAGTTCCAGCCGGGTTCGGACACCTTCGGCGCCACGCACGCCTTCGCCGGGCCCTGCATCGGCGACCGGGCCCACCAGGGCGAGTGGCAGCCCCCGGGCGACGGCAGGCCGGTCGTCCTCGTCGCCCTGGGCAGCTTCGGCTACGAGAACCAGGCCGACTTCTACCGGCACGCCCTCGCCGCGCTCGCCGACCTGCCCTGGCACGTAGTGCTGTCGCTGGGCGGCCTGGTCACCGCCGACGACCTGGGCCCGCTGCCGCCCAACGTCGAGACCCACGCCTGGGTCCCGCAGCTCGCCGTACTGGAGCACGCCTCGGCGTTCGTCTCGCACGCCGGGATGGGCAGCACCATGGAGGCGCTGTACCACGGCATCCCGCCGGTGGTGGTGCCGCGCACCGCCGAACAGCACGTGGTGGCCGGCCGGCTCGTCGAACTCGGGCTGGGCCGCACCATCGCGCCCTCCGAGCTGACCGCCGAGGCGCTCCGCGAGGCCGTCGTCGGCCTGTACGAGGACGGCGCGACCCGGCAGCGGGTGAAGGACATGGCCGCGAGCATCGCCGCCCGCAAGGGCCCGCAGTTCGCCGCCGACGCCATCGAGGCGCAGCTGGCGGCGTCATGA